A part of Rhipicephalus microplus isolate Deutch F79 chromosome 8, USDA_Rmic, whole genome shotgun sequence genomic DNA contains:
- the LOC119165147 gene encoding uncharacterized protein LOC119165147, with product MKCALVMLPAIVVVFALGTAASNAPPMQLPQLPMVPVLPHKQLVKPDTQEVATSAVGGGLVPDWARPTTLLETIVHRIRGSRPCKSTDGIEEGTCLPKHSCSSTGGATLSSNDCHFTTVCCKLPEEVSSAVSCGGSIRSNNTAFRNPEFPGEFRQSGLCSAEVLFGREVCQLRLDFVHFSLAGPRVNGPRAGLCDDDVFTVATNLGSIPYPTLCGENAGQHMYIDVSEATRAVLSVNIGGEAPQGRKWHIRVSFIHCLSPQKAPASCLQYFPEPQGEFNSFNYIPGAPKQQLIAGLKYSICFRRQLGLCQINFTPATTNELFQMGNGIGPLTGARNCEDAYLFVPSGSNRALLEDTTSDRFCGNGFPGGSVSSDVQPFAVSVVTSKPRGSTSGVGAGFATRSFDGGVAVSHDGRHGSHQPPVISHPSLAMYQQMYQQMLQQLQAYKPSPGSQVGFVKDQFSVIKHSPHNLQHFQNTPFLHPQTSLITVVERPDPASGPGVQEQPQPVDAIEASNSHVGGFRLRYSMSHCNM from the exons ATGAAGTGTGCTCTAGTCATGCTGCCCGCCATCGTAGTCGTCTTCGCTCTGG GCACGGCGGCCTCCAACGCGCCACCGATGCAGCTTCCGCAGCTGCCAATGGTTCCCGTGTTGCCCCACAAGCAACTCGTGAAGCCCGACACCCAGGAGGTGGCCACGAGCGCCGTGGGCGGTGGTCTGGTGCCCGACTGGGCTCGGCCGACGACGCTCTTGGAGACTATCGTGCATCGCATCCGGGGAAGCCGCCCCTGCAAGAGCACCGATGGTATCGAGGAGGGCACCTGTCTGCCCAAGCACAGCTGCTCCTCGACCGGCGGGGCCACACTTTCTTCGAACGACTGCCACTTTACCACAGTCTGTTGCAAGC TGCCCGAAGAAGTAAGCAGCGCCGTGTCGTGCGGCGGCTCCATCAGAAGCAACAACACTGCGTTCCGGAACCCTGAATTCCCGGGCGAGTTCCGTCAGAGTGGCTTGTGCAGTGCCGAGGTCTTGTTCGGCCGCGAGGTGTGCCAGCTTCGCCTCGACTTCGTGCACTTCTCGCTGGCGGGACCACGGGTCAACGGACCACGGGCTGGTCTGTGCGACGATGACGTGTTCACCGTGGCTACTAATCTGGGCAGCATCCCGTACCCGACCCTATGCGGAGAGAACGCCGGACAGCACA TGTACATCGACGTGTCCGAGGCAACCCGCGCTGTTCTCAGCGTCAACATCGGAGGCGAGGCGCCGCAGGGACGCAAGTGGCACATCCGGGTCTCCTTCATTCACTGCCTTTCTCCACAGAAGG CCCCTGCTTCGTGTCTGCAATACTTCCCGGAACCCCAGGGAGAGTTCAACAGCTTCAACTATATACCCGGCGCTCCCAAGCAGCAGTTGATCGCCGGCCTCAAGTACAGCATTTGCTTCAGGAGGCAGCTCGGCCTCTGCCAGATCAAC TTCACTCCAGCTACTACAAATGAGCTCTTCCAAATGGGCAACGGCATTGGTCCACTGACTGGAGCGCGGAACTGCGAAGACGCGTACCTGTTCGTGCCCAGCGGTTCCAACCGGGCCCTCCTCGAGGACACCACCTCGGACCGATTCTGTGGAAACGGATTCCCAGGAGGATCCGTCAGCT CTGACGTGCAGCCGTTCGCCGTGTCCGTGGTCACTTCTAAGCCTCGCGGCTCGACCAGTGGCGTGGGCGCAGGGTTCGCCACCCGTTCTTTTGATGGCGGCGTGGCCGTCAGCCACGATGGCCGCCACGGTTCGCACCAGCCTCCCGTCATCTCCCACCCTTCGCTAGCCATGTACCAGCAGATGTACCAGCAGAtgctgcaacagctgcaggcctACAAGCCTAGCCCTGGCAGCCAAGTCGGCTTCGTCAAGGACCAGTTCTCAGTGATCAAGCACTCACCGCATAACCTGCAG CACTTCCAGAACACGCCGTTTTTGCACCCGCAAACGTCCCTCATCACAGTCGTTGAGCGTCCCGACCCGGCTTCCGGTCCTGGAGTGCAGGAACAGCCGCAGCCTGTGGATGCGATCGAAGCATCCAACTCTCACGTGGGCGGCTTCCGTCTTCGCTACTCGATGAGCCACTGCAACATGTAA